One part of the Anopheles coustani chromosome 2, idAnoCousDA_361_x.2, whole genome shotgun sequence genome encodes these proteins:
- the LOC131266980 gene encoding serine protease inhibitor 42Dd-like isoform X7 — protein sequence MSAARRFNVWSFRTTLAAILLVQLRLPLSFGQSQGSNQQNKAMSEAVDTQFVGQSNDFAIKLFQQVSAQNAGENVVISPFSISACLSLAAMGAGGLTAEQMFTGLNYGSAASAKSTVADNYRRLLTRLESDSTVNVANKIYVMQNYGIKSAFNAIATNSFRSEAESVDFSQSEAAAKTINGWVESKTNNKIKDLISPDSLDDLSRMVLVNAVHFKGTWAYQFNPQLTRPFPFWTSETESRDVPMMNLKKDFAYNNFEDQGFSALELTYSGSDMTMLVLLPNERTGLAALEQKLPSLNFSELTAKMHKQEVEVFLPKFKIEFTRDLNEDLKKLGMDRMFSDSAEFPDLLEQDEPLKVSKVVHKAFIEVNEEGTEAAAATGMIMMLRCMPMHPYFTVDHPFLYMLRHQQQIYFVGRTVKVEA from the exons A TGTCCGCTGCACGACGATTCAACGTTTGGTCATTCCGTACCACACTCGCAGCAATTCTTCTTGTCCAATTGCGTTTGCCGCTGTCTTTCGGTCAATCACAAGGTtcaaaccaacaaaacaaagccaTGTCCGAGGCCGTCGATACGCAGTTTGTTGGACAGTCGAACGATTTCGCCATCAAACTGTTCCAG CAAGTAAGCGCTCAAAATGCCGGTGAAAATGTGGTCATCTCTCCGTTTTCGATCAGTGCATGCCTTTCGCTGGCGGCCATGGGTGCCGGTGGCCTCACCGCGGAACAAATGTTCACCGGCCTTAACTACGGTTCGGCAGCAAGCGCAAAGTCAACGGTGGCGGACAACTACCGGCGTCTGTTAACGCGGCTCGAATCCGACAGCACCGTAAACGTGGCCAACAAGATCTACGTGATGCAGAACTACGGCATCAAGAGTGCTTTCAACGCGATCGCAACCAACAGCTTCCGGTCGGAGGCGGAATCGGTTGACTTCTCGCAGAGCGAGGCGGCAGCAAAGACCATTAACGGTTGGGTCGAGAGTAAGACGAACAACAAAATCAAGGATCTCATCTCGCCCGACTCGCTGGATGACCTGTCGCGTATGGTGCTGGTCAATGCGGTTCATTTTAAGGGCACCTGGGCGTACCAGTTTAACCCGCAGCTTACCCGACCGTTCCCGTTCTGGACGAGCGAAACGGAGTCCCGCGACGTGCCGATGATGAACTTGAAGAAGGATTTTGCGTACAACAACTTCGAGGATCAAGGATTCTCCGCCCTGGAGCTGACGTACAGTGGTAGCGACATGACGATGCTTGTGCTCTTGCCGAACGAACGGACAGGGTTGGCCGCACTGGAACAGAAGCTGCCCAGCTTGAACTTTTCCGAGTTGACCGCGAAGATGCACAAGCAGGAGGTTGAAGTGTTCCTGCCCAAGTTCAAGATCGAATTCACGCGCGATCTTAACGAAGATCTGAAGAAG CTTGGCATGGATCGCATGTTTTCGGATTCGGCCGAATTCCCCGACCTGCTCGAGCAGGATGAACCGTTGAAGGTATCTAAAGTGGTCCACAAAGCATTTATCGAAGTGAACGAAGAAGGCACCGAGGCGGCCGCCGCAACCG GCATGATCATGATGTTGCGCTGCATGCCGATGCATCCGTACTTCACCGTCGATCATCCATTCCTTTACATGCTGCGGCACCAGCAGCAGATCTATTTCGTGGGCCGCACGGTCAAGGTGGAGGCCTAG
- the LOC131266980 gene encoding antichymotrypsin-2-like isoform X4, translating to MSAARRFNVWSFRTTLAAILLVQLRLPLSFGQSQGSNQQNKAMSEAVDTQFVGQSNDFAIKLFQQVSAQNAGENVVISPFSISACLSLAAMGAGGLTAEQMFTGLNYGSAASAKSTVADNYRRLLTRLESDSTVNVANKIYVMQNYGIKSAFNAIATNSFRSEAESVDFSQSEAAAKTINGWVESKTNNKIKDLISPDSLDDLSRMVLVNAVHFKGTWAYQFNPQLTRPFPFWTSETESRDVPMMNLKKDFAYNNFEDQGFSALELTYSGSDMTMLVLLPNERTGLAALEQKLPSLNFSELTAKMHKQEVEVFLPKFKIEFTRDLNEDLKKLGMDRMFSDSAEFPDLLEQDEPLKVSKVVHKAFIEVNEEGTEAAAATGMIMMAFSMIISEPRIFKADHPFIYALLSHEKGVFFVGRTAKLT from the exons A TGTCCGCTGCACGACGATTCAACGTTTGGTCATTCCGTACCACACTCGCAGCAATTCTTCTTGTCCAATTGCGTTTGCCGCTGTCTTTCGGTCAATCACAAGGTtcaaaccaacaaaacaaagccaTGTCCGAGGCCGTCGATACGCAGTTTGTTGGACAGTCGAACGATTTCGCCATCAAACTGTTCCAG CAAGTAAGCGCTCAAAATGCCGGTGAAAATGTGGTCATCTCTCCGTTTTCGATCAGTGCATGCCTTTCGCTGGCGGCCATGGGTGCCGGTGGCCTCACCGCGGAACAAATGTTCACCGGCCTTAACTACGGTTCGGCAGCAAGCGCAAAGTCAACGGTGGCGGACAACTACCGGCGTCTGTTAACGCGGCTCGAATCCGACAGCACCGTAAACGTGGCCAACAAGATCTACGTGATGCAGAACTACGGCATCAAGAGTGCTTTCAACGCGATCGCAACCAACAGCTTCCGGTCGGAGGCGGAATCGGTTGACTTCTCGCAGAGCGAGGCGGCAGCAAAGACCATTAACGGTTGGGTCGAGAGTAAGACGAACAACAAAATCAAGGATCTCATCTCGCCCGACTCGCTGGATGACCTGTCGCGTATGGTGCTGGTCAATGCGGTTCATTTTAAGGGCACCTGGGCGTACCAGTTTAACCCGCAGCTTACCCGACCGTTCCCGTTCTGGACGAGCGAAACGGAGTCCCGCGACGTGCCGATGATGAACTTGAAGAAGGATTTTGCGTACAACAACTTCGAGGATCAAGGATTCTCCGCCCTGGAGCTGACGTACAGTGGTAGCGACATGACGATGCTTGTGCTCTTGCCGAACGAACGGACAGGGTTGGCCGCACTGGAACAGAAGCTGCCCAGCTTGAACTTTTCCGAGTTGACCGCGAAGATGCACAAGCAGGAGGTTGAAGTGTTCCTGCCCAAGTTCAAGATCGAATTCACGCGCGATCTTAACGAAGATCTGAAGAAG CTTGGCATGGATCGCATGTTTTCGGATTCGGCCGAATTCCCCGACCTGCTCGAGCAGGATGAACCGTTGAAGGTATCTAAAGTGGTCCACAAAGCATTTATCGAAGTGAACGAAGAAGGCACCGAGGCGGCCGCCGCAACCG GTATGATTATGATGGCCTTCAGCATGATCATTTCGGAGCCACGCATATTCAAGGCGGACCATCCGTTCATCTATGCCCTGTTGAGCCATGAAAAGGGTGTGTTTTTCGTCGGCAGGACGGCTAAGTTGACCTAA
- the LOC131266980 gene encoding antichymotrypsin-2-like isoform X3 — MSAARRFNVWSFRTTLAAILLVQLRLPLSFGQSQGSNQQNKAMSEAVDTQFVGQSNDFAIKLFQQVSAQNAGENVVISPFSISACLSLAAMGAGGLTAEQMFTGLNYGSAASAKSTVADNYRRLLTRLESDSTVNVANKIYVMQNYGIKSAFNAIATNSFRSEAESVDFSQSEAAAKTINGWVESKTNNKIKDLISPDSLDDLSRMVLVNAVHFKGTWAYQFNPQLTRPFPFWTSETESRDVPMMNLKKDFAYNNFEDQGFSALELTYSGSDMTMLVLLPNERTGLAALEQKLPSLNFSELTAKMHKQEVEVFLPKFKIEFTRDLNEDLKKLGMDRMFSDSAEFPDLLEQDEPLKVSKVVHKAFIEVNEEGTEAAAATGMLFMACSMIISEPRIFKADHPFIYTLVSREKGVVFIGRTAKLT, encoded by the exons A TGTCCGCTGCACGACGATTCAACGTTTGGTCATTCCGTACCACACTCGCAGCAATTCTTCTTGTCCAATTGCGTTTGCCGCTGTCTTTCGGTCAATCACAAGGTtcaaaccaacaaaacaaagccaTGTCCGAGGCCGTCGATACGCAGTTTGTTGGACAGTCGAACGATTTCGCCATCAAACTGTTCCAG CAAGTAAGCGCTCAAAATGCCGGTGAAAATGTGGTCATCTCTCCGTTTTCGATCAGTGCATGCCTTTCGCTGGCGGCCATGGGTGCCGGTGGCCTCACCGCGGAACAAATGTTCACCGGCCTTAACTACGGTTCGGCAGCAAGCGCAAAGTCAACGGTGGCGGACAACTACCGGCGTCTGTTAACGCGGCTCGAATCCGACAGCACCGTAAACGTGGCCAACAAGATCTACGTGATGCAGAACTACGGCATCAAGAGTGCTTTCAACGCGATCGCAACCAACAGCTTCCGGTCGGAGGCGGAATCGGTTGACTTCTCGCAGAGCGAGGCGGCAGCAAAGACCATTAACGGTTGGGTCGAGAGTAAGACGAACAACAAAATCAAGGATCTCATCTCGCCCGACTCGCTGGATGACCTGTCGCGTATGGTGCTGGTCAATGCGGTTCATTTTAAGGGCACCTGGGCGTACCAGTTTAACCCGCAGCTTACCCGACCGTTCCCGTTCTGGACGAGCGAAACGGAGTCCCGCGACGTGCCGATGATGAACTTGAAGAAGGATTTTGCGTACAACAACTTCGAGGATCAAGGATTCTCCGCCCTGGAGCTGACGTACAGTGGTAGCGACATGACGATGCTTGTGCTCTTGCCGAACGAACGGACAGGGTTGGCCGCACTGGAACAGAAGCTGCCCAGCTTGAACTTTTCCGAGTTGACCGCGAAGATGCACAAGCAGGAGGTTGAAGTGTTCCTGCCCAAGTTCAAGATCGAATTCACGCGCGATCTTAACGAAGATCTGAAGAAG CTTGGCATGGATCGCATGTTTTCGGATTCGGCCGAATTCCCCGACCTGCTCGAGCAGGATGAACCGTTGAAGGTATCTAAAGTGGTCCACAAAGCATTTATCGAAGTGAACGAAGAAGGCACCGAGGCGGCCGCCGCAACCG GCATGTTGTTCATGGCATGCAGCATGATCATTTCCGAGCCGCGCATATTCAAGGCGGACCATCCGT
- the LOC131266980 gene encoding antichymotrypsin-2-like isoform X1: MSAARRFNVWSFRTTLAAILLVQLRLPLSFGQSQGSNQQNKAMSEAVDTQFVGQSNDFAIKLFQQVSAQNAGENVVISPFSISACLSLAAMGAGGLTAEQMFTGLNYGSAASAKSTVADNYRRLLTRLESDSTVNVANKIYVMQNYGIKSAFNAIATNSFRSEAESVDFSQSEAAAKTINGWVESKTNNKIKDLISPDSLDDLSRMVLVNAVHFKGTWAYQFNPQLTRPFPFWTSETESRDVPMMNLKKDFAYNNFEDQGFSALELTYSGSDMTMLVLLPNERTGLAALEQKLPSLNFSELTAKMHKQEVEVFLPKFKIEFTRDLNEDLKKLGMDRMFSDSAEFPDLLEQDEPLKVSKVVHKAFIEVNEEGTEAAAATAAVVRMKRSLPPRPVRFVADRPFLYGLLLGNTRQAIFFGRLAKPNSATSPAVARDEL; this comes from the exons A TGTCCGCTGCACGACGATTCAACGTTTGGTCATTCCGTACCACACTCGCAGCAATTCTTCTTGTCCAATTGCGTTTGCCGCTGTCTTTCGGTCAATCACAAGGTtcaaaccaacaaaacaaagccaTGTCCGAGGCCGTCGATACGCAGTTTGTTGGACAGTCGAACGATTTCGCCATCAAACTGTTCCAG CAAGTAAGCGCTCAAAATGCCGGTGAAAATGTGGTCATCTCTCCGTTTTCGATCAGTGCATGCCTTTCGCTGGCGGCCATGGGTGCCGGTGGCCTCACCGCGGAACAAATGTTCACCGGCCTTAACTACGGTTCGGCAGCAAGCGCAAAGTCAACGGTGGCGGACAACTACCGGCGTCTGTTAACGCGGCTCGAATCCGACAGCACCGTAAACGTGGCCAACAAGATCTACGTGATGCAGAACTACGGCATCAAGAGTGCTTTCAACGCGATCGCAACCAACAGCTTCCGGTCGGAGGCGGAATCGGTTGACTTCTCGCAGAGCGAGGCGGCAGCAAAGACCATTAACGGTTGGGTCGAGAGTAAGACGAACAACAAAATCAAGGATCTCATCTCGCCCGACTCGCTGGATGACCTGTCGCGTATGGTGCTGGTCAATGCGGTTCATTTTAAGGGCACCTGGGCGTACCAGTTTAACCCGCAGCTTACCCGACCGTTCCCGTTCTGGACGAGCGAAACGGAGTCCCGCGACGTGCCGATGATGAACTTGAAGAAGGATTTTGCGTACAACAACTTCGAGGATCAAGGATTCTCCGCCCTGGAGCTGACGTACAGTGGTAGCGACATGACGATGCTTGTGCTCTTGCCGAACGAACGGACAGGGTTGGCCGCACTGGAACAGAAGCTGCCCAGCTTGAACTTTTCCGAGTTGACCGCGAAGATGCACAAGCAGGAGGTTGAAGTGTTCCTGCCCAAGTTCAAGATCGAATTCACGCGCGATCTTAACGAAGATCTGAAGAAG CTTGGCATGGATCGCATGTTTTCGGATTCGGCCGAATTCCCCGACCTGCTCGAGCAGGATGAACCGTTGAAGGTATCTAAAGTGGTCCACAAAGCATTTATCGAAGTGAACGAAGAAGGCACCGAGGCGGCCGCCGCAACCG CGGCAGTTGTGCGCATGAAACGGTCCTTGCCACCCAGACCTGTTCGATTCGTCGCCGATCGTCCGTTCTTGTACGGTTTGCTGCTGGGGAATACACGGCAGGCGATATTTTTCGGTCGCCTTGCGAAACCCAACTCGGCCACCTCCCCTGCGGTGGCTCGCGATGAGCTGTAG
- the LOC131266993 gene encoding uncharacterized protein LOC131266993, which yields MAQPMVNSCCRCFSLRNGSIASGILGIILSIISIILIFTVRIDFKTILMDWLPQNVVKIIYALNLVMTILISLLMIMGVMKKNHYFMMPWVVLGLMLAIGLLISVIYNAVVYYIDGFVLGGTLWLVVGLLTVVIYVYMWIVVYSFFVTVKNENDRGRYSKQPYRR from the exons ATGGCACAACCGATGGTCAACTCCTGCTGCCGGTGCTTCTCGCTCCGGAACGGATCGATTGCGTCCGGCATTCTCGGCATCATTCTGTCGATCATTTCGATCATCCTTATCTTCACCGTCCGGATCGACTTCAAGACTATCCTGATGGATTGGTTGCCGCAGAACGTGGTGAAGATCATCTATGCGCTGAACCTGGTGATGACCATCTTGATCTCTCTTCTGATGATCATGGGTGTGATGAAG AAAAACCACTACTTCATGATGCCTTGGGTAGTGCTGGGACTAATGCTTGCGATCGGACTGCTGATCAGCGTTATCTACAACGCGGTGGTGTACTACATCGATGGGTTCGTCCTGGGTGGAACGCTCTGGCTCGTCGTTGGGTTGCTTACCGTCG TTATATACGTTTACATGTGGATCGTGGTCTACAGCTTCTTCGTGACGGTGAAGAATGAGAACGATCGGGGGCGATACTCAAAGCAGCCATATCGACGATAA